A window of the Streptococcus sp. 116-D4 genome harbors these coding sequences:
- a CDS encoding THUMP domain-containing class I SAM-dependent RNA methyltransferase has product MKKEFNLIATAAAGLEAVVGREVRELGYDCQVENGRVRFQGDARAIIETNLWLRAADRIKIIVGSFSAKTFEELFQGVFALDWEHYLPLGARFPISKAKCVKSKLHNEPSVQAISKKAVVKKLQKYYARPEGVPLMENGPEFKIEVSILKDIATVMIDTTGSSLFKRGYRTEKGGAPIKENMAAAILQLSNWYPDKPLIDPTCGSGTFCIEAVMIARKMAPGLRRSFAFEEWNWISDRLIQEVRTEAARKVDRELELDIMGCDIDARMVEIAKANARAAGVAGDITFKQMRVQDLRSDKINGVIISNPPYGERLSDDAGVTKLYAEMGQVFAPLKTWSKFILTSDEAFETKYGSQADKKRKLYNGTLKVDLYQYFGQRVKRQEVK; this is encoded by the coding sequence ATGAAAAAAGAATTTAATTTAATTGCTACTGCTGCAGCGGGTCTTGAGGCTGTTGTGGGACGTGAAGTGCGAGAGTTGGGCTACGATTGTCAGGTTGAAAATGGGCGTGTTCGCTTTCAAGGAGACGCAAGAGCTATTATTGAAACCAACCTCTGGCTTCGGGCAGCAGATCGTATCAAAATCATTGTAGGAAGTTTCTCAGCTAAGACTTTTGAGGAGCTCTTTCAGGGAGTTTTCGCTCTAGATTGGGAACATTATTTACCGCTTGGGGCTCGTTTTCCGATTTCGAAAGCCAAATGTGTTAAGTCTAAACTACACAACGAACCCAGTGTTCAGGCTATTTCAAAAAAGGCTGTTGTTAAGAAGTTACAAAAATACTATGCCCGTCCAGAAGGTGTTCCTCTGATGGAGAATGGTCCTGAGTTTAAGATTGAGGTCTCTATTCTGAAAGACATTGCAACTGTCATGATTGATACGACCGGATCCAGTCTCTTTAAACGTGGCTATCGTACGGAAAAAGGTGGTGCTCCTATCAAGGAAAATATGGCGGCAGCCATTTTGCAACTTTCTAACTGGTATCCAGACAAGCCCTTGATTGATCCAACCTGTGGTTCAGGAACTTTCTGTATCGAAGCAGTTATGATTGCTAGAAAGATGGCTCCTGGTCTTCGTCGCTCTTTTGCTTTTGAGGAATGGAACTGGATTAGCGATCGCTTGATCCAAGAAGTGCGCACAGAGGCAGCTAGGAAAGTGGATCGTGAACTGGAACTGGATATCATGGGCTGTGATATCGATGCTCGTATGGTGGAGATTGCTAAGGCCAATGCTCGGGCAGCAGGGGTTGCTGGAGATATTACCTTTAAGCAGATGCGCGTGCAGGATTTGCGTTCTGACAAAATCAATGGAGTGATCATCTCTAACCCGCCTTATGGTGAACGCTTGTCAGACGATGCAGGAGTTACCAAGCTTTATGCTGAAATGGGTCAAGTATTTGCACCGCTGAAAACGTGGAGCAAATTTATCTTAACTAGTGATGAAGCCTTTGAGACCAAGTATGGTAGTCAGGCGGATAAGAAACGTAAGTTGTACAATGGGACCTTAAAAGTTGATTTATATCAATATTTTGGTCAGCGTGTTAAACGTCAGGAAGTAAAGTAG
- the mvk gene encoding mevalonate kinase → MTKKVGVGQAHSKIILIGEHAVVYGYPAISLPLLEVEVTCKVVPAESPWRLYEEDTLSMAVYASLEHLNIKNACIRCQIDSAIPEKRGMGSSAAISIAAIRAVFDYYQADLPHHVLEILVNRAEMIAHMNPSGLDAKTCLSDQPIRFIKNVGFTELKMDLSAYLVIADTGVYGHTREAIQVVQSKGKDALPFLHALGELTQQAEDAIRRKDAEGLGQIFSQAHLHLKEIGVSSPEADSLVETALSHGALGAKMSGGGLGGCIIALAVDLTQAQELAERLEEKGAVQTWIESL, encoded by the coding sequence ATGACAAAAAAAGTTGGTGTCGGTCAGGCACATAGTAAGATTATTTTAATAGGGGAGCATGCGGTCGTTTACGGTTATCCAGCCATTTCCCTGCCTCTCTTAGAGGTGGAGGTGACTTGTAAGGTGGTCCCAGCTGAAAGTCCATGGCGTCTTTATGAGGAGGATACCTTGTCTATGGCGGTGTATGCTTCGCTTGAGCATCTAAATATCAAGAATGCTTGCATTCGTTGTCAGATTGACTCAGCTATTCCTGAAAAACGAGGGATGGGTTCGTCTGCGGCTATCAGCATAGCGGCCATTCGTGCGGTTTTTGACTACTATCAAGCCGACTTGCCTCATCATGTATTGGAAATCTTGGTCAATCGGGCGGAGATGATTGCCCATATGAATCCGAGTGGTTTGGATGCCAAGACCTGTCTCAGTGACCAACCTATTCGATTTATTAAAAACGTTGGATTTACAGAGCTTAAGATGGACCTATCCGCCTATTTGGTGATTGCCGATACGGGCGTTTATGGTCACACCCGTGAAGCCATCCAAGTGGTTCAAAGCAAGGGCAAGGATGCCCTGCCGTTTTTGCATGCCTTGGGAGAATTGACCCAGCAAGCAGAAGATGCGATTAGACGAAAAGATGCTGAAGGACTGGGACAAATCTTCAGTCAAGCACACTTACATTTAAAAGAAATTGGTGTCAGTAGCCCTGAAGCGGATTCTCTAGTTGAAACGGCTCTTAGCCATGGTGCTCTGGGGGCCAAGATGAGTGGTGGTGGGCTAGGAGGCTGTATCATAGCCTTGGCAGTCGATTTGACACAAGCTCAAGAACTAGCAGAAAGATTAGAAGAGAAAGGAGCTGTACAGACATGGATCGAGAGCCTGTAA
- the cbpJ gene encoding choline-binding protein CbpJ, producing MKTIKKLMQIALAVFFFGLLATSTVFADDADSDGWQFVQENGRTYYKKGDIKETAWRVIDGKTYYFDHVSGEMVVGWQYIPMPVKGYTIGPYPNGIRLEGSPMPEWYYFDKNGVLQEFVGWKALEVKTKESIGRKYGEKRTNPEDKEEKSFYTNYYFNQNHSLETGWLYDQSNWYYLAKTEINGENYIGGERRAGWINDGSAWYYLDPTTATMQTGWKQLGNKWYYLRSSGAMATGWYQDGSTWYYLDQSNGDMKTGWQYLGNKWYYLRSSGAMVTGWFQVNGKWYYAYSSGALAVNTTVDGYYVNYNGEWVQ from the coding sequence ATGAAAACAATAAAAAAATTGATGCAAATCGCATTAGCAGTCTTTTTCTTTGGTTTGCTAGCAACAAGTACAGTATTTGCGGATGATGCTGATTCAGATGGTTGGCAATTTGTCCAAGAAAATGGTAGAACCTACTACAAGAAGGGTGACATCAAAGAAACGGCCTGGCGAGTGATTGATGGGAAGACCTATTATTTTGATCATGTATCAGGAGAGATGGTTGTCGGTTGGCAATACATTCCAATGCCAGTTAAAGGATATACAATTGGTCCTTACCCTAATGGTATAAGATTAGAAGGTTCCCCAATGCCAGAATGGTACTACTTTGACAAAAATGGAGTGCTACAAGAGTTTGTTGGTTGGAAAGCATTAGAGGTTAAAACTAAAGAAAGTATTGGAAGAAAGTATGGGGAAAAACGTACAAATCCGGAAGATAAAGAAGAGAAGAGTTTTTACACGAACTATTACTTTAATCAAAATCATTCTTTAGAGACAGGTTGGCTTTATGACCAGTCTAATTGGTATTATCTAGCTAAAACGGAAATTAATGGAGAAAACTATATTGGTGGTGAAAGACGTGCAGGTTGGATAAATGATGGTTCAGCTTGGTACTATCTAGATCCAACAACTGCTACAATGCAAACGGGTTGGAAACAACTTGGCAATAAGTGGTACTACCTCCGTTCATCAGGTGCCATGGCAACTGGCTGGTATCAAGATGGTTCAACTTGGTACTATTTAGACCAGTCAAATGGTGATATGAAAACTGGCTGGCAATACCTCGGTAACAAGTGGTACTACCTCCGTTCATCAGGAGCCATGGTGACAGGCTGGTTCCAAGTTAATGGTAAATGGTACTATGCCTATAGCTCAGGTGCCTTAGCAGTGAATACCACTGTAGATGGCTACTACGTCAATTATAATGGCGAATGGGTTCAATAA
- the gpsB gene encoding cell division regulator GpsB, with translation MASIIFSAKDIFEQEFGREVRGYSKVEVDEFLDDVIKDYETYAALVKSLRQEIAELKEELSRKPESAPVQAEPLEMTATTSMTNFDILKRLNRLEKEVFGKQILDNSDL, from the coding sequence ATGGCAAGTATTATTTTTTCAGCAAAAGATATTTTTGAGCAAGAGTTTGGACGTGAAGTCCGTGGATATAGTAAGGTTGAAGTTGATGAATTTTTGGACGATGTCATCAAGGACTATGAAACTTATGCTGCCTTAGTCAAGTCTCTCCGTCAAGAAATTGCAGAGTTAAAGGAAGAGTTGTCTCGCAAACCTGAATCTGCACCGGTTCAAGCAGAACCTCTTGAAATGACAGCTACCACTTCTATGACGAATTTTGATATTTTGAAACGACTAAATCGTCTTGAGAAAGAAGTGTTTGGTAAACAAATTTTGGATAACTCTGATTTATAA
- the recU gene encoding Holliday junction resolvase RecU — protein sequence MVNYPHKISSKKSQTSISQPKNFANRGMTFEKMINATNDYYLTHGMAVIHKKPTPVQIVRVDYPQRSRAKIVEAYFRQASTTDYSGVYRGHYIDFEAKETRQKNAIPLKNFHLHQIQHMEQVLEQQGICFVLLHFSSRQETYLLPALDLIRFYHQDKGQKSMPLGYIQEYGHLVKQSAFPQIPYLDIIKEHLLGGKTR from the coding sequence ATGGTCAACTATCCTCATAAAATTTCATCAAAAAAAAGCCAAACATCCATTTCTCAACCAAAAAACTTCGCAAATCGAGGAATGACTTTTGAAAAGATGATCAATGCGACAAACGACTACTATCTGACGCATGGCATGGCGGTTATCCATAAAAAACCAACACCTGTTCAGATCGTTCGAGTAGACTATCCTCAACGTAGTCGAGCCAAAATTGTAGAAGCCTACTTTAGACAAGCTTCCACAACAGATTACTCTGGCGTGTATAGAGGACATTACATTGACTTTGAAGCCAAGGAAACGCGGCAAAAAAATGCTATTCCACTAAAAAACTTCCATCTTCACCAGATTCAACATATGGAACAAGTTTTAGAACAGCAGGGCATTTGCTTCGTACTGCTTCACTTTTCTTCTCGACAAGAAACTTATTTGTTGCCGGCACTTGATTTGATTCGCTTTTATCACCAAGATAAGGGGCAAAAATCAATGCCACTTGGATATATTCAAGAATACGGACATTTAGTAAAGCAGAGTGCTTTCCCTCAGATTCCCTATCTCGATATTATCAAAGAACATTTACTAGGTGGTAAAACAAGATGA
- a CDS encoding phosphomevalonate kinase has translation MIAVKTCGKLYWAGEYAILEPGQLALIKAIPIYMKGEITFSDSYRIYSDMFDFAVDLTPNPDYSLIQETIALVQDFLVYRGETLRPFSLEIRGKMEREGKKFGLGSSGSVVVLVVKALLALYDLSIDQNLLFKLASAVLLKRGDNGSMGDLACIVAEDLVLYQSFDRQQVAAWLEEENLATVLERDWGFSISQVKPTLECDFLVGWTKEVAVSSHMVQQIKQNINQSFLTSSKETVVSLVEALDQGNVEKIIEQVEVASKLLENLSADIYTPSLRQLKEASQDLQAVAKSSGAGGGDCGIALSFDVQSTETLKTRWDDLGIELLYQERIGNDDKS, from the coding sequence ATGATTGCTGTTAAAACTTGTGGAAAACTCTATTGGGCAGGTGAATATGCTATTTTAGAGCCAGGGCAGTTGGCCTTGATAAAGGCCATTCCCATCTATATGAAGGGCGAGATTACTTTTTCTGATAGTTACCGTATCTATTCGGATATGTTTGATTTCGCAGTTGATTTGACGCCAAATCCTGACTATAGCTTAATTCAAGAAACGATTGCTTTAGTGCAAGATTTCCTCGTTTATCGTGGAGAGACCTTGCGACCTTTTTCTTTGGAAATTCGAGGAAAAATGGAACGAGAAGGGAAAAAGTTTGGTCTGGGTTCTAGCGGTAGCGTCGTTGTCTTGGTTGTCAAGGCTTTACTAGCTCTATATGATCTTTCGATTGATCAGAACCTCTTGTTCAAGCTGGCTAGTGCTGTCTTACTCAAGCGAGGTGACAATGGTTCTATGGGGGACCTTGCCTGTATTGTGGCAGAGGATTTAGTTCTCTACCAGTCTTTTGATCGCCAGCAGGTGGCTGCGTGGTTGGAAGAAGAAAACTTGGCGACTGTTTTAGAGCGTGATTGGGGCTTTTCTATTTCACAAGTAAAACCAACTCTAGAATGTGATTTCCTAGTGGGATGGACTAAGGAAGTGGCTGTATCGAGTCACATGGTCCAGCAAATCAAGCAAAATATCAATCAGAGTTTTTTAACTTCCTCAAAAGAAACGGTGGTTTCTTTGGTAGAAGCCTTGGATCAGGGGAACGTTGAAAAAATTATCGAGCAAGTGGAAGTAGCCAGCAAGCTCTTAGAAAACTTGAGCGCAGATATTTACACGCCTTCGCTCAGACAGTTGAAAGAAGCTAGTCAAGATTTGCAAGCTGTTGCTAAGAGTAGCGGCGCTGGTGGTGGCGATTGTGGTATTGCCTTGAGTTTTGATGTGCAATCAACTGAAACCTTAAAAACTCGCTGGGACGATCTGGGGATTGAACTCTTATACCAAGAAAGGATAGGAAATGACGACAAATCGTAA
- the mapZ gene encoding cell division site-positioning protein MapZ: MSEKGRNHHKAEHQEAQFDFDDAKELTVGEAMRKNEEVEAGVLPGDSILDKYVKKHKDAIDADKFETRQFSKDDLVEKEEVEETQTLDNLLQELREDTGVTPPDPEDELSQFDDLELTRVSEAPLVEEFETEEVQLDGAEEALTRSRVTDSEDGNSKKKWVLYGILAALVVLILGTGYYVYRQVARSTKEIQTSQSTTNTQSDVEEFNNLYDAFYTDSNKTALKNSQFDKLSQLKTLLDKLEGSREYTLAKSKYDSLATQIKAIQDVNAQFEKPAIVDGVLDTNAKAKPDAKFTDIKTGNTELDKVLDKAISLGKSQQTSASSSSSSETSSSSSSQASENTASETSPSSSNTASNETRSTRSEVNMGISSAGVAVQRSASRVAYNQSAIDDSDNPAWDFADGVLEQILATSRSRGYITGNQYILERVNIVNGNGYYNLYKPDGTYLFTLNCKTGYFVGNASGHADDLDY, from the coding sequence ATGAGTGAGAAAGGACGTAATCATCATAAAGCAGAACATCAAGAAGCTCAATTTGATTTTGATGATGCTAAAGAGCTAACAGTTGGAGAAGCTATGCGAAAAAATGAAGAGGTGGAAGCAGGTGTATTGCCTGGAGATTCTATCTTGGACAAGTATGTGAAGAAACATAAAGATGCAATTGATGCAGATAAGTTTGAAACGCGTCAGTTTAGCAAGGATGATTTAGTTGAAAAAGAAGAGGTAGAGGAGACTCAGACTCTTGATAATTTGCTTCAAGAGCTTCGTGAGGATACAGGAGTAACTCCTCCAGATCCAGAAGATGAATTGAGTCAGTTTGATGATTTAGAATTAACACGAGTTTCAGAAGCTCCTCTTGTCGAAGAATTTGAGACGGAAGAGGTCCAATTAGATGGAGCGGAAGAGGCTCTCACACGTTCTCGAGTGACAGATAGTGAAGATGGAAACAGTAAGAAAAAATGGGTGCTTTACGGTATTCTAGCAGCTTTAGTGGTTCTTATCCTTGGAACTGGTTATTATGTTTATCGTCAAGTGGCTCGTTCGACCAAGGAAATCCAAACTTCTCAATCAACTACAAATACGCAGTCAGATGTGGAAGAATTCAATAATTTATATGATGCCTTCTATACAGATAGCAACAAAACAGCTTTGAAAAATAGCCAGTTTGATAAACTAAGTCAACTAAAAACCTTACTTGATAAGCTAGAAGGTAGTCGTGAATATACGCTTGCAAAATCTAAGTATGATAGCCTAGCAACTCAAATCAAGGCCATTCAAGATGTTAATGCTCAATTTGAGAAGCCAGCTATTGTGGATGGTGTTTTGGACACTAACGCTAAAGCTAAACCGGATGCTAAATTTACAGATATTAAAACTGGAAATACGGAACTTGATAAAGTTCTAGATAAGGCTATCAGTCTTGGTAAGAGCCAGCAAACAAGTGCTTCAAGCTCAAGTTCAAGTGAAACTAGCAGCTCAAGTTCTAGTCAAGCAAGTGAAAATACTGCTAGTGAAACAAGCCCAAGCAGTTCAAATACTGCATCAAATGAAACTAGAAGTACCCGCAGTGAAGTCAATATGGGTATATCAAGTGCAGGAGTTGCAGTTCAAAGAAGTGCCAGTCGTGTTGCCTACAATCAGTCTGCTATTGATGATAGCGATAACCCTGCCTGGGATTTTGCGGATGGTGTCTTGGAACAAATTCTAGCGACTTCACGTTCACGTGGTTATATTACTGGTAACCAATACATCCTTGAACGTGTTAATATCGTTAATGGCAATGGTTATTACAACCTCTACAAGCCAGATGGGACCTATCTCTTTACCCTTAACTGTAAGACAGGATACTTTGTTGGAAATGCTTCTGGTCATGCAGATGACTTGGACTACTAA
- the mvaD gene encoding diphosphomevalonate decarboxylase: MDREPVTVRSYANIAIIKYWGKKKEKEMVPATSSISLTLENMYTETTLSPLPSPATADAFYINGQLQNEAEHAKMSKIIDRYRPEGGGFVRIDTQNNMPTAAGLSSSSSGLSALVKACNAYFKFGLTRSQLAQEAKFASGSSSRSFYGPLGAWDKDSGEIYPVETDLKLAMIMLVLEDKKKQISSRDGMKLCVETSTTFDDWVRQSEKDYQDMLVYLKENDFAKVGELTEENALAMHATTKAASPAFSYLTNASYEAMDFVRQLREQGEACYFTMDAGPNVKVLCQKKDLEHLSEIFGQRYRLIVSKTKDLSQDDCC; the protein is encoded by the coding sequence ATGGATCGAGAGCCTGTAACAGTACGTTCTTACGCGAATATTGCCATTATCAAATATTGGGGAAAGAAAAAAGAAAAAGAGATGGTGCCTGCTACTAGCAGCATCTCTCTGACTTTAGAAAATATGTACACGGAGACGACCTTGTCACCTTTACCATCCCCTGCGACAGCTGATGCCTTTTATATCAATGGTCAGCTACAAAATGAGGCGGAGCATGCCAAGATGAGCAAGATTATTGACCGCTACCGTCCAGAAGGTGGGGGCTTTGTCCGTATCGATACTCAAAATAATATGCCAACCGCAGCGGGCTTGTCGTCAAGTTCTAGTGGTTTATCCGCCCTGGTCAAGGCTTGTAATGCTTATTTCAAGTTTGGTTTGACTCGGAGCCAATTGGCACAGGAGGCTAAGTTTGCCTCAGGCTCTTCTTCTCGGAGTTTTTATGGACCGCTAGGTGCCTGGGACAAGGATAGCGGAGAGATTTACCCGGTAGAGACAGACTTGAAACTAGCTATGATTATGTTGGTACTAGAGGACAAGAAAAAACAAATCTCTAGCCGTGACGGGATGAAACTTTGTGTGGAAACCTCGACGACCTTTGACGACTGGGTACGTCAGTCAGAGAAGGATTATCAGGATATGCTGGTTTATCTCAAGGAAAATGATTTTGCCAAGGTTGGGGAGTTAACGGAGGAAAATGCCCTGGCTATGCACGCTACGACCAAAGCAGCATCACCAGCTTTTTCTTATCTGACCAATGCAAGCTATGAAGCCATGGACTTTGTTCGCCAGCTCCGTGAGCAAGGGGAAGCCTGCTACTTTACCATGGATGCTGGTCCCAATGTCAAGGTTCTCTGTCAAAAGAAAGACTTGGAGCATTTATCGGAAATCTTCGGTCAACGTTATCGCTTGATTGTGTCAAAAACAAAGGATTTGAGCCAAGATGATTGCTGTTAA
- the gndA gene encoding NADP-dependent phosphogluconate dehydrogenase, with translation MTKANFGVVGMAVMGRNLALNIESRGYTVAIYNRSKEKTEDVIACHPDKHFVPSYDIESFVNSIEKPRRIMLMVQAGPGTDATIQALLPHLDKGDILIDGGNTFYKDTIRRNEELANSGINFIGTGVSGGEKGALEGPSIMPGGQKEAYDLVADVLEEISAKAPEDGKPCVTYIGPDGAGHYVKMVHNGIEYGDMQLIAESYDLMQHLLGLSAEDMAEIFTEWNKGELDSYLIEITADILSRKDDEGQDGPIVDYILDAAGNKGTGKWTSQSALDLGVPLSLITESVFARYISTYKEERVHASKVLPKPAAFKFEGDKAELIEKIRQALYFSKIISYAQGFAQLRVASKENNWNLPFADISSIWRDGCIIRSRFLQKITDAYNRDADLANLLLDEYFLDVTAKYQQAVRDIVALAVQAGVPVPTFSAAITYFDSYRSADLPANLIQAQRDYFGAHTYQRKDKEGTFHYSWYDEK, from the coding sequence ATGACAAAAGCTAACTTTGGTGTTGTTGGTATGGCCGTAATGGGTCGTAACCTTGCCCTTAATATTGAATCTCGTGGTTACACAGTTGCTATTTACAACCGTAGTAAAGAAAAAACGGAAGATGTGATTGCTTGCCACCCTGATAAACACTTCGTGCCAAGCTATGATATCGAAAGCTTCGTAAATTCAATTGAAAAACCACGTCGTATCATGCTTATGGTTCAAGCAGGACCTGGTACAGATGCTACAATTCAAGCCCTTCTTCCACACTTGGATAAAGGTGATATCTTGATCGATGGAGGAAATACTTTCTACAAAGATACAATCCGTCGTAATGAAGAATTGGCAAACTCAGGTATCAACTTTATCGGTACTGGTGTATCTGGTGGTGAAAAAGGTGCCCTTGAAGGTCCTTCTATCATGCCTGGTGGACAAAAAGAAGCCTACGACTTGGTTGCGGATGTTCTCGAAGAAATCTCAGCAAAAGCACCAGAAGATGGAAAACCATGTGTGACATACATCGGTCCTGATGGAGCTGGTCACTACGTGAAGATGGTCCACAACGGTATCGAGTATGGTGACATGCAATTGATCGCAGAAAGCTACGATCTTATGCAACACTTGCTTGGTCTTTCTGCAGAAGACATGGCTGAAATCTTTACTGAGTGGAACAAGGGTGAATTGGACAGCTACTTGATCGAAATCACAGCGGATATCTTGAGCCGTAAAGACGATGAAGGTCAAGATGGACCAATCGTAGACTACATCCTTGATGCTGCAGGTAACAAGGGAACTGGTAAATGGACTAGTCAATCAGCTCTTGACCTTGGTGTGCCATTGTCACTCATCACTGAGTCAGTATTTGCACGTTACATTTCAACCTACAAAGAAGAACGTGTACATGCTAGCAAGGTTCTTCCAAAACCAGCTGCTTTCAAATTTGAAGGAGACAAGGCTGAGTTGATTGAAAAAATCCGCCAAGCCCTTTACTTCTCAAAAATCATCTCATACGCACAAGGTTTTGCGCAATTGCGTGTAGCTTCTAAAGAAAACAACTGGAACTTGCCATTTGCAGATATCTCATCTATCTGGCGCGATGGCTGTATCATCCGTTCTCGTTTCTTGCAAAAGATTACAGATGCTTACAACCGTGATGCAGACCTTGCTAACCTTCTTTTGGATGAGTACTTCTTGGATGTTACTGCTAAGTACCAACAAGCAGTGCGTGATATCGTAGCTCTTGCGGTTCAAGCTGGTGTACCAGTACCAACCTTCTCAGCAGCTATTACTTACTTTGATAGCTACCGTTCAGCTGACCTTCCAGCTAACTTAATCCAAGCGCAACGTGACTACTTTGGTGCCCATACTTACCAACGTAAAGACAAAGAAGGAACCTTCCACTACTCTTGGTATGACGAAAAATAA
- a CDS encoding SLOG family protein yields the protein MTTALIMGYSNFDLGVFDEKDIRLKIIKNAIRRDLESLAEEGIKWLVFTGNLGFESWVLDVANEMKYEYDFSLATIFDFETHGENWNEANQLKLSQFKQVDFVKYAYPKYEHVGQLRDYQRFLLKNTDLAYFFYDPENETKLKFIDNLMINQEGYRIKRLTFEDLNELAENFSEK from the coding sequence ATGACTACAGCTTTAATTATGGGATATTCTAACTTTGACTTGGGTGTCTTTGACGAGAAAGATATTAGGTTAAAAATTATAAAGAATGCCATTCGCCGTGATTTAGAAAGTTTAGCAGAAGAAGGGATTAAATGGCTGGTCTTTACAGGGAATTTGGGATTTGAATCATGGGTTCTGGATGTCGCAAATGAAATGAAATACGAGTATGATTTTAGTCTAGCGACCATTTTTGATTTTGAAACGCATGGGGAAAATTGGAATGAAGCCAATCAGCTTAAACTTAGCCAATTTAAGCAGGTAGATTTTGTCAAATATGCCTATCCTAAATATGAACATGTGGGGCAACTACGAGACTACCAACGATTTTTACTGAAAAACACTGATTTAGCTTATTTTTTCTATGATCCAGAAAATGAGACAAAATTAAAATTTATAGACAATTTGATGATAAATCAGGAAGGTTATCGTATCAAAAGGTTAACCTTTGAAGACTTAAATGAGCTAGCAGAAAATTTTTCTGAAAAGTAA
- a CDS encoding response regulator transcription factor — translation MGKRILLLEKERNLAHFLSLELQKEQYRVDQVEEGQKALSMALQTDYDLILLNAHLEDMTAQDFADELSRTKPASVIMVLDHREDLQDQIETIQRFAVSYIYKPVIIDDLVARIAAIFRGRDFIDQHCSQMKVPTSYRNLRMDVEHHTVYRGEEMIALTRREYDLLATLMGSKKVLTREQLLESVWKYESATETNIVDVYIRYLRSKLDVKGQKSYIKTVRGVGYTMQG, via the coding sequence ATGGGGAAACGGATTTTATTACTTGAGAAAGAACGAAATCTAGCTCATTTTTTAAGTTTGGAACTCCAAAAAGAACAATACCGAGTTGATCAGGTTGAGGAGGGGCAAAAAGCCCTTTCCATGGCTCTTCAGACAGACTATGACTTGATTTTATTGAATGCTCATCTGGAGGATATGACAGCCCAGGATTTTGCAGACGAGCTAAGTCGGACTAAGCCAGCCTCAGTCATTATGGTCTTGGACCATCGTGAAGATTTGCAAGATCAGATTGAGACAATCCAACGCTTTGCCGTTTCATATATCTATAAGCCAGTCATTATTGATGATTTGGTGGCTCGTATTGCAGCAATTTTCCGAGGTCGGGATTTTATCGACCAACACTGTAGTCAGATGAAGGTTCCAACGTCTTACCGCAATCTGCGTATGGATGTAGAACATCATACCGTTTATCGTGGCGAGGAAATGATTGCTCTGACGCGTCGTGAGTATGACCTCTTGGCTACTCTCATGGGAAGCAAGAAAGTCCTGACTCGTGAGCAGTTGCTGGAAAGTGTATGGAAGTATGAAAGTGCGACCGAAACGAATATCGTGGATGTCTATATCCGTTATCTACGTAGCAAGCTTGATGTAAAAGGTCAAAAAAGCTACATTAAAACCGTTCGTGGTGTTGGTTACACCATGCAAGGATAG